Proteins co-encoded in one Deinococcus aerius genomic window:
- a CDS encoding site-specific integrase, with the protein MHPDDERALKLTQAFRRHDLEPILGLIGDALQRPRDQARSNLLPIFEHARHDGIDLLHPPAHFHTWLRTPLLQARRRAGPVRPNTVITRLSTLIALYDRLIDEGVLTENPARGYPAPSAEHKDAPLPTPSDIQRLLAEAREQDRELFAALTLMYRHAFQLKELLALRWSALDFSRGELLRARTVSSLSPEAMQALQPLLKQAGGPLHAPEQAERVFSYTSPDDIRLKMWRLCKAANLASISPSELRKAALRDHPPTREGTGYSHPQAHQRALKYAQQVAEKAQV; encoded by the coding sequence ATGCACCCCGACGACGAGCGCGCCCTCAAGCTCACCCAGGCCTTCCGCCGCCACGACCTCGAACCCATCTTGGGGTTGATCGGTGACGCCCTCCAACGCCCCCGCGACCAGGCCCGCAGCAACCTCCTCCCCATCTTCGAGCACGCCCGACACGACGGCATCGACTTGTTACATCCCCCTGCACACTTCCACACCTGGCTGCGCACTCCCCTCCTCCAGGCCCGCCGTCGCGCCGGTCCAGTCCGTCCCAACACCGTCATCACCCGTCTGAGCACCCTCATCGCCCTCTACGACCGCCTCATCGATGAGGGCGTCCTGACCGAGAACCCCGCCCGCGGCTACCCCGCCCCCAGCGCCGAGCACAAGGACGCCCCACTCCCCACACCCTCTGACATCCAGCGGCTCCTCGCCGAGGCCCGTGAGCAGGACCGCGAACTTTTCGCCGCCCTCACCCTGATGTACCGGCACGCCTTCCAGCTCAAGGAACTCCTCGCCTTGCGCTGGAGTGCCCTGGACTTCAGCCGCGGCGAGTTGCTGCGGGCCCGAACGGTGTCCTCCCTCTCTCCGGAAGCGATGCAGGCCCTCCAGCCACTGCTCAAACAAGCTGGGGGTCCCCTGCATGCCCCGGAGCAGGCCGAGCGGGTCTTCTCCTACACCAGCCCGGATGACATCCGCCTGAAGATGTGGCGCCTCTGCAAGGCCGCCAACCTCGCCAGCATCAGCCCCAGCGAGTTGCGCAAGGCGGCTCTGCGCGACCACCCGCCGACACGGGAAGGAACAGGCTACAGTCATCCTCAGGCCCACCAGCGCGCCCTGAAATACGCGCAGCAGGTGGCTGAAAAGGCCCAGGTGTAG
- a CDS encoding hydantoinase/oxoprolinase family protein: MTDHPLPVRIGIDVGGTFTKGVALGRDGHLLAVSHVPTTHWHALGVAAGVLDALRALLRDLPPGAAPALVAHSTTQATNALLEGDTALVGILALGEARDERRVQSVTRPPAGLRARHAFVATDGPDFDARVRAVLDRWRAEGVGAVAVSQAFGVDDAHFERRAGDLAREGGFPVSLGSDLSGAYGLEMRTLSAAVNASILPTMLRTARHVRDAVGELLPDTPLLIVRGDGGAADLRAFEETPLHTVVSGPAASLGGAILAHGAMDGVFFEVGGTSTNIGVIRDGQPALKYMTVMDVPTGLRAADIRIAGVAGGSLVRLRGRRIEDVGPRSAHIAGLAYSSFASPEALTGAGLELIAPSAGDPADYAVLRTPDGQRFAITPTCAANALGAIPEGGYAHAHPESARLALGLLGQHLGASMEAAAQAVLEASAEKLTRTVQGLVREYGLRGTPLYGGGGAASVLGPVVARRLRVPFVPIPHSDVISSIGAALAVIRVERERSVTQQDPTVADLLEREVGDEAVRLGADPASLRVETEYSAREGRLRAVATGAHPLSARTRPLDADEVQQQARQVLGDQARLVFGGTHHTLFVASRVRRGLLRRTEQHAALVLDGRGVRLLRFEDAQVLTGPPHEALDRLRTLLAGRAVAPHVAALTASRLRDYAHLHDPALLLRQLGENLRLEGQVALIVEQ, encoded by the coding sequence GTGACGGATCACCCCCTGCCGGTCCGGATCGGCATCGACGTGGGCGGCACCTTCACCAAGGGTGTCGCCCTCGGCCGTGACGGGCACCTCCTGGCCGTGTCCCACGTGCCCACCACCCACTGGCACGCGCTGGGGGTGGCGGCCGGGGTGCTGGACGCCCTGCGCGCCCTGCTGCGTGATCTTCCGCCGGGCGCGGCCCCGGCCCTCGTCGCCCACTCCACGACCCAGGCCACGAACGCCCTGCTGGAGGGGGACACGGCGCTCGTCGGCATCCTCGCGCTCGGGGAGGCCCGCGACGAGCGGCGGGTGCAGTCGGTCACCCGGCCCCCGGCGGGCCTGCGGGCGCGGCACGCCTTCGTCGCCACCGACGGGCCGGACTTCGACGCCCGGGTGCGGGCGGTGCTGGACCGCTGGCGCGCGGAGGGGGTGGGCGCCGTGGCCGTGTCGCAGGCGTTCGGGGTGGACGACGCGCACTTCGAGCGGCGGGCGGGGGACCTCGCGCGGGAGGGGGGCTTCCCGGTCAGCCTGGGGAGCGACCTCTCCGGGGCGTACGGGCTGGAGATGCGCACCCTGTCCGCCGCGGTGAACGCGAGCATCCTGCCCACCATGCTCCGCACCGCCAGGCACGTGCGGGACGCGGTGGGTGAACTCCTGCCGGACACGCCGCTGCTGATCGTCCGCGGGGACGGCGGCGCGGCCGACCTGCGCGCCTTCGAGGAGACGCCGCTGCACACGGTCGTGAGCGGCCCGGCCGCCAGCCTCGGCGGGGCAATCCTCGCGCACGGGGCGATGGACGGCGTGTTCTTCGAGGTGGGCGGCACCAGCACGAACATCGGCGTGATCAGGGACGGCCAACCCGCCCTGAAGTACATGACGGTGATGGACGTGCCCACCGGCCTGCGCGCCGCGGACATCCGCATCGCGGGCGTGGCGGGCGGCAGCCTGGTACGGCTGCGCGGGCGGCGCATCGAGGACGTCGGCCCGAGGAGCGCGCACATCGCGGGCCTCGCGTACTCCAGCTTTGCCTCGCCTGAGGCCCTGACCGGGGCGGGGCTGGAGCTGATCGCTCCCAGCGCCGGTGACCCCGCCGACTACGCGGTGCTGCGCACGCCGGACGGCCAGCGGTTTGCCATCACCCCGACCTGCGCGGCGAACGCCCTGGGCGCGATTCCCGAGGGGGGGTACGCGCACGCCCACCCGGAAAGTGCCCGGCTCGCGCTGGGTCTGCTGGGGCAGCACCTGGGGGCGAGCATGGAAGCGGCGGCGCAGGCGGTGCTGGAGGCCAGCGCGGAGAAGCTCACCCGGACCGTGCAGGGCCTGGTGCGCGAGTACGGCCTGCGCGGCACGCCGCTGTACGGCGGGGGCGGCGCGGCGAGCGTGCTCGGCCCGGTGGTCGCTCGGCGCCTGAGGGTGCCGTTCGTGCCCATCCCGCACAGCGACGTGATCTCGTCCATCGGCGCGGCGCTCGCCGTCATCCGGGTGGAGCGGGAGCGCAGCGTCACCCAGCAGGACCCCACGGTGGCGGACCTGCTCGAGCGCGAGGTGGGCGACGAGGCGGTGCGGCTGGGGGCGGACCCCGCCTCGCTGCGCGTCGAGACGGAGTACAGCGCCCGCGAGGGGCGGCTGCGGGCCGTGGCGACCGGCGCCCACCCCCTGAGCGCCCGCACCCGCCCGCTCGACGCGGACGAGGTGCAGCAGCAGGCCCGGCAGGTGCTGGGGGACCAGGCCCGGCTGGTGTTCGGCGGGACCCACCACACCCTGTTCGTCGCCTCCCGCGTGCGGCGCGGCCTGCTGCGCCGGACCGAGCAGCACGCGGCCCTCGTCCTCGACGGGCGAGGGGTGCGGCTGCTGCGCTTCGAGGACGCGCAGGTCCTCACCGGTCCCCCGCACGAGGCGCTGGACCGGTTGCGGACCCTGCTGGCGGGACGGGCGGTCGCCCCGCACGTCGCCGCCCTGACCGCCTCCCGGCTGCGCGACTACGCGCACCTGCACGACCCGGCGCTGCTGTTGCGCCAGCTCGGCGAGAACCTGCGTCTGGAGGGCCAGGTCGCGCTCATCGTCGAGCAGTGA
- a CDS encoding FTR1 family iron permease, with protein MRRFLILLLALLGVAFAAPGPVDVTAELRTAHDLVVRSLREYAAGQREDAFRTARAAYLDHFEYAEPPLRVLNPDLILEMEYRFADLRNGMKSGASLSELRAVAGDIDDSLRKAESIVNGTGVLAPTLAATGGFTILFREGLEAALLMAAILAYLASTRHDRLRGGVWWGAGAALVATAVTWFAATYLLSIAPISRELISAITSVIAVVILFYLSFWMLQQGDRKRSAEFMRARVSQAVQSGSLGAVALVTFTTIYREGFETVLFYQALAVASGPVLGYMYLGIALAALALVAVFAVIFRLGRRVPTQRLFPALVTVTALFAVAFVGNGVRAFQEAGWLPVTNLYGRVPTLDPNVAALTGLHPTVETLAAQGLMVLVYVVGFVLFRARGQRHSRRGASV; from the coding sequence ATGAGACGGTTCCTGATCCTGCTGCTGGCCCTGCTGGGCGTCGCGTTCGCCGCGCCGGGCCCGGTGGACGTGACGGCGGAACTCCGCACCGCGCACGACCTCGTGGTGCGGAGCCTGCGCGAGTATGCGGCGGGCCAGCGCGAGGACGCCTTCCGGACGGCCCGCGCGGCGTACCTCGACCACTTCGAGTACGCCGAGCCGCCGCTGCGTGTCCTGAACCCCGACCTCATCCTGGAGATGGAGTACCGCTTCGCGGATCTGCGCAACGGCATGAAGAGCGGCGCGAGCCTGAGCGAGCTGCGCGCCGTCGCGGGGGATATCGACGACAGCCTGCGGAAGGCCGAGAGCATCGTGAACGGCACGGGCGTCCTGGCGCCCACGCTCGCCGCGACCGGGGGCTTCACCATCCTCTTCCGCGAGGGGCTGGAGGCCGCGCTGCTGATGGCGGCGATCCTCGCGTACCTCGCCAGCACCCGCCACGACCGCCTGCGCGGCGGCGTGTGGTGGGGGGCGGGGGCGGCCCTCGTCGCCACCGCCGTCACGTGGTTTGCCGCCACCTACCTGCTCTCCATCGCGCCCATCTCGCGCGAGCTGATCAGCGCGATCACCAGCGTCATCGCCGTCGTCATCCTCTTCTATCTGTCGTTCTGGATGCTCCAGCAGGGCGACCGCAAGCGTAGCGCCGAGTTCATGCGGGCCCGGGTTTCCCAGGCCGTGCAGAGCGGCAGCCTGGGGGCCGTCGCGCTCGTGACCTTCACGACCATCTACCGTGAGGGGTTCGAGACGGTGTTGTTCTACCAGGCGCTCGCGGTCGCCAGCGGGCCGGTCCTGGGGTACATGTACCTGGGGATCGCGCTCGCGGCGCTGGCGCTGGTGGCCGTGTTCGCCGTCATCTTCCGCCTGGGGCGCCGGGTGCCCACGCAGCGCCTCTTCCCGGCCCTGGTCACCGTCACCGCCCTCTTCGCGGTCGCGTTCGTGGGCAACGGCGTGCGCGCCTTCCAGGAGGCGGGCTGGCTGCCCGTCACCAACCTGTACGGGCGGGTGCCGACGCTCGACCCCAACGTCGCGGCCCTCACCGGCCTGCACCCCACCGTCGAGACGCTCGCGGCGCAGGGGCTGATGGTCCTGGTGTACGTGGTGGGCTTCGTCCTGTTCCGCGCGCGTGGGCAGCGCCACTCCCGGCGCGGGGCATCGGTGTGA
- a CDS encoding TetR/AcrR family transcriptional regulator, with protein sequence MTSPAQERLLHAAHTLFSGRSIHRVSIDDIVREAGSTKATLYRHYRSKDDLLLAVMRWESQAWLHGFQDNVARLEPHPARQLLVVVDALAGGWARPGFRGCVLTRLVLEQADPDHPAGQVLEDHQRRVREYLAVLARRAGRPEPDRLAAELHLVLEGAALLAGVGRDREAFSRARAIAGQLLGDPVYGEKADGA encoded by the coding sequence ATGACTTCCCCTGCCCAAGAGCGCCTGCTGCACGCCGCCCACACCCTGTTCTCCGGCCGCAGCATTCATCGGGTCTCCATCGACGACATCGTGCGGGAGGCCGGAAGCACCAAGGCCACCCTCTACCGGCACTACCGCAGCAAGGACGACCTCCTCCTCGCGGTGATGCGCTGGGAGTCCCAGGCCTGGCTGCACGGGTTTCAGGACAACGTCGCGCGTCTGGAGCCTCACCCCGCCCGGCAACTGCTGGTCGTGGTCGACGCGCTCGCGGGCGGGTGGGCGCGCCCTGGCTTCCGGGGGTGCGTGCTGACCCGCCTCGTTCTGGAACAGGCTGATCCCGACCACCCGGCGGGGCAAGTGCTGGAGGACCACCAGCGACGTGTGCGGGAGTACCTCGCGGTCCTGGCCCGTCGGGCGGGACGGCCGGAGCCTGACCGGCTCGCGGCCGAACTGCACCTCGTTCTGGAGGGGGCCGCCCTGCTGGCCGGGGTGGGGCGGGACCGCGAGGCCTTCTCCCGGGCACGGGCGATCGCCGGGCAGTTGCTCGGCGACCCTGTTTACGGGGAGAAGGCCGATGGGGCGTGA
- a CDS encoding UvrD-helicase domain-containing protein, whose amino-acid sequence MNQTLFDHLETVRRGAKTTVRQKRTPSTYQRTILEDVAQGVRAVTVEAGPGSGKTALLEMIAALILELGLLPAGEKAAFLAFNKDIVGTLKKVIPPEFDVRTVSSLGHLICTQNLSGLKFEPRKYDDLIREIVCEARVASPAARRELTERLGACVELHVGHALGLEPQLQDWAEAMDAVDAPILGAETALHTLTLKVLRRGLKLLQDGQVLSFLDQVLAPGVFGWRLSTPYRFLLVDELQDLSRAQLALLQAATDEHTRVVGVGDQSQSIYGFNGADQDSMRHFTELFGAMRRPLSITYRCPWRHVALAQPFGQALEAAPGAPGGTLDDLSGEEFLALARPGDLVLCRTNAPLVDWCYRLVVTGIPAIVRGRDLARSLVAFARDAASFDGTKPQRDQVQDRLPLTDITGRLNGYATFLAEQLTREAEREGRDPGLRLAGLADRLSAITRVLDAGGAQTLGQLVADIRLLFQGDPERSVVLSTVHRAKGQEAERVFILEPDLLPHPKARTPQALQAERCLQFVAFTRSRRDLFFVDAEHSPIPAGVRAREGG is encoded by the coding sequence GTGAACCAGACCCTCTTCGACCACCTCGAAACGGTCCGCCGTGGCGCCAAGACCACCGTCCGGCAGAAGCGCACCCCCAGCACCTACCAGCGGACCATCCTCGAAGACGTCGCCCAGGGTGTCCGCGCCGTCACCGTGGAGGCCGGGCCGGGCAGCGGCAAGACCGCCCTGCTGGAGATGATCGCCGCCCTGATCCTGGAACTGGGGTTGCTCCCGGCAGGGGAGAAGGCCGCCTTCCTCGCCTTCAACAAGGACATCGTGGGGACCCTCAAGAAGGTCATCCCACCCGAGTTCGACGTGCGCACCGTCAGCAGCCTGGGGCACCTGATCTGTACCCAGAACCTCAGCGGCCTGAAGTTCGAGCCGCGCAAGTACGACGACCTCATTCGCGAGATCGTCTGCGAAGCCCGGGTCGCCTCGCCAGCCGCCCGGCGAGAGCTCACCGAGCGGCTGGGCGCCTGCGTCGAACTGCATGTCGGGCACGCCCTGGGGTTGGAGCCCCAGCTGCAGGATTGGGCCGAGGCGATGGACGCCGTGGACGCCCCGATCCTCGGCGCGGAGACGGCGCTGCACACCCTGACCCTGAAGGTGCTGCGGCGAGGCCTGAAGCTGTTGCAGGACGGGCAGGTCTTGAGCTTTCTCGACCAGGTGCTCGCGCCAGGAGTGTTCGGCTGGCGCCTGAGCACGCCGTACCGCTTCCTGCTGGTCGACGAGCTTCAGGACCTCTCCCGTGCACAACTGGCCCTCCTGCAGGCGGCCACCGACGAGCACACCCGGGTGGTAGGCGTCGGGGACCAGTCGCAGAGCATCTACGGCTTCAACGGCGCCGATCAGGACAGCATGCGCCACTTCACCGAACTGTTCGGGGCCATGCGGCGGCCGCTGTCGATCACCTACCGCTGCCCCTGGCGGCACGTTGCACTCGCCCAACCCTTCGGCCAAGCCCTCGAAGCCGCCCCGGGCGCACCGGGGGGCACCCTCGATGATCTCAGCGGCGAGGAGTTCCTTGCGCTGGCGAGGCCCGGCGACCTGGTGCTCTGTCGCACGAACGCGCCGCTCGTTGACTGGTGTTACCGGCTGGTCGTCACGGGCATCCCCGCCATCGTCCGGGGACGAGACCTCGCCCGCAGCCTGGTCGCCTTCGCCCGTGACGCGGCCAGCTTCGACGGAACGAAGCCCCAGCGCGACCAGGTTCAGGACCGCCTCCCGCTCACCGACATCACGGGGCGGCTCAATGGGTATGCTACCTTCCTCGCCGAGCAACTCACCCGGGAGGCCGAGCGCGAGGGCCGTGATCCGGGGTTGCGCCTGGCCGGACTGGCCGACCGGCTCTCGGCGATCACGCGGGTGCTCGATGCCGGGGGCGCCCAGACGCTGGGGCAACTCGTCGCCGACATCCGACTGCTGTTTCAAGGCGACCCGGAGCGCAGCGTCGTCCTGAGCACGGTCCACCGTGCCAAGGGACAGGAGGCCGAACGCGTGTTCATCCTGGAGCCCGATCTGCTTCCTCACCCCAAGGCCAGGACGCCGCAGGCGCTCCAGGCCGAGCGGTGTCTCCAGTTCGTCGCCTTCACCCGCAGCAGGCGGGACCTGTTCTTCGTGGACGCCGAGCACAGCCCCATCCCGGCGGGAGTGCGGGCACGGGAGGGCGGGTGA